The sequence GCGGACTGCGCTGGCTGGGCTTAAACTGGGACGAGGGGCCGGAAACCGGCGGGGAATTTGGCCCGTATTTTCAGACGCAGCGTTTGGAGATTTACAATAAATATTTAGCGGAATTGCTGGCTAAAAAAGCGGCTTACGAAAAAGACGGCGCGCTGTATTTTAGGTCTACAGACCCGGACGGCAATATCGAGGATTTTGTGATCCGCCGCTCGGACGGTCTGCCGGTTTATAATTACGCGGTGGTTATCGACGACGCGCTGATGCAGATCACGCATATTATCCGCGGCGACGATCATCTCTCCAACACTCCGCGGCAGGTGATGATCTACAAAGCGCTGAATTTTGCTGTGCCGAAAATCGTCCATGTGCCGATGATCCTGGGGCCGGACGGTCAGCGTTTGAGCAAGCGGCACGGCGCGACCTCTGTCGAGGAGTATGCCAAACAGGGCATCCTGCCCGAGGCTATGGTTAATTATCTGGCGCGTCTCGGTTGGGCGTACAAAGATCAGGAATTTTTTACGCGCGCGGATCTGCTGGAAAAATTTTCCCTGAACAAAGTCGGCAAATCAGCGGCGATTTTTGACAACAAAAAATTAGAATGGCTGAACGCCGAGCATATTAAAAAAGCCGCTCTGTCCAGACTCAAGGATTTTTTGCCGCCGGAGTATTTGCAGCAGCCCAAGATCGACCAGATCTTAACTTTGAGCCAGTCGCGCCTGAAAACAGTCGGGCATATCGCCAAAAGCTGCGCCTATTTTATAGAAAAAGAAATTGGCATACCGCCGGAACTGCGGGCTGAGGCGGACAGCGTCAAGCCGTATCTGCCGGAACTTGCCGCCGAATTAAAAAATACGGACTGGCGGCTGTCGGCCATCGAGAAAACCGTGCGGGATTTTGCCGCGCGAAAAAATTTGGCGGCCGGAAAAATTATTATGCCGCTGCGGATTATTTTGACCGGCTCCAATGTTTCACCCGGGATTTTTGAAGTCTTGGAACTGCTCGGCAAAGAATTGACCGTTGCGAGATTGAGTCAATGAGCGGCTGCTGGCGTCCCGCGCTACTCTGGATAGCCATAATCTTTTCCATGCCGCTGGGAATTTTGCCGCTGCTCTGCACGGCGTTTTTTCTGCCCAGGCGGACGCGCTGGATCGCGGTGTTTTGGGGCAGATTTCTGCTCTGGATTTCCGGTTTCCGCGTGACAGTGCGGGGGCTGGAAAATATTCCGCCCGGGCCGCTGATCATCGCCGCCAATCATACGAGTTATTTTGATATTTTTATCGCGCTGGGTTATTTGCCGCTGAATTTTAGCTTTGTGATGAAAGAAGAGCTTTTTAAAATCCCGCTCTTTGGCCGCGCGGTCAGGACGCTCGGCTATTTTCCGATCAGCCGGAAAAATCCCCGTAGCGCGGCGCGTTCTCTGGCGGCCATAGCGCAGTTTTTGCG comes from Candidatus Margulisiibacteriota bacterium and encodes:
- the gltX gene encoding glutamate--tRNA ligase — encoded protein: GLRWLGLNWDEGPETGGEFGPYFQTQRLEIYNKYLAELLAKKAAYEKDGALYFRSTDPDGNIEDFVIRRSDGLPVYNYAVVIDDALMQITHIIRGDDHLSNTPRQVMIYKALNFAVPKIVHVPMILGPDGQRLSKRHGATSVEEYAKQGILPEAMVNYLARLGWAYKDQEFFTRADLLEKFSLNKVGKSAAIFDNKKLEWLNAEHIKKAALSRLKDFLPPEYLQQPKIDQILTLSQSRLKTVGHIAKSCAYFIEKEIGIPPELRAEADSVKPYLPELAAELKNTDWRLSAIEKTVRDFAARKNLAAGKIIMPLRIILTGSNVSPGIFEVLELLGKELTVARLSQ
- a CDS encoding 1-acyl-sn-glycerol-3-phosphate acyltransferase, producing MSGCWRPALLWIAIIFSMPLGILPLLCTAFFLPRRTRWIAVFWGRFLLWISGFRVTVRGLENIPPGPLIIAANHTSYFDIFIALGYLPLNFSFVMKEELFKIPLFGRAVRTLGYFPISRKNPRSAARSLAAIAQFLRGGGALLIYPEGTRNTTDAPLLPFKSGMERLARQAQTAILPVAVLGGKAVQKLPWRTNSFTVVIGRPLKPDTENLTEKVRGALEEMLN